In one window of Zygosaccharomyces rouxii strain CBS732 chromosome E complete sequence DNA:
- the FPY1 gene encoding flavin adenine dinucleotide pyrophosphatase (highly similar to uniprot|Q03219 Saccharomyces cerevisiae YMR178W Hypothetical ORF), which yields MQRFIRPLSQATKLFDMPKVSAACMIIGDEVLNGKIIDTNSRFFARYCWDNGISLREIVTVGDDESQIVESLQHLTKKYQLVVTSGGIGPTHDDITYESIAKTFQLPVKLDPELQRRMQKLSNPESHLSDQALNDFYRMATVPFGPQVKNYYVDDKLWVPICSVDHKVYILPGIPQLFKRMIEGFTPQFKEIYGLKEDTREYVRFFVKTPFTESQISYFLRKLQEEAAQVSEDIKIGSYPHFGMGFNTISILGTKDNEDYLKNLSDKTIKELKGEPIAAELEEKYSNLQN from the coding sequence ATGCAGAGGTTCATAAGACCATTATCACAAGCAACCAAACTCTTTGATATGCCTAAAGTTAGTGCTGCTTGTATGATTATTGGAGATGAAGTGTTAAATGGTAAGATTATCGATACCAATTCAAGATTCTTCGCTAGATACTGTTGGGATAACGGTATATCATTACGTGAAATAGTTACTGTTGGCGATGATGAATCTCAAATCGTGGAAAGTTTACAGCATTTGACAAAGAAATATCAGTTAGTCGTTACCAGTGGAGGTATCGGACCAACTCATGATGATATTACATATGAATCCATAGCGAAGACTTTCCAATTGCCTGTTAAACTGGACCcagaattacaaagaagaaTGCAAAAATTGTCTAACCCTGAATCCCATTTAAGTGATCAAGCATTAAATGATTTTTATCGGATGGCTACTGTACCTTTTGGACCACAAGTTAAGAATTACTACGTAGACGATAAATTATGGGTGCCTATCTGTTCAGTGGATCATAAAGTTTATATACTACCAGGTATACCACAGCTGTTCAAGAGAATGATTGAAGGATTTACACCAcagttcaaagaaatttacggtttgaaagaagataCTCGAGAATACGTTAGGTTTTTCGTAAAGACACCATTTACCGAATCGCAAATATCATATTTCTTGAGAAAGTTACAGGAGGAAGCCGCTCAGGTTTCCGAAGATATTAAGATTGGATCATATCCACATTTCGGTATGGGATTTAATACTATAAGCATATTGGGTACAAAGGATAACGAGGACTACTTGAAAAACTTATCTGATAAGACTATAAAGGAATTAAAAGGTGAACCCATTGCGgcagaattggaagaaaaatactcaaatttacaaaattga
- the CHP1 gene encoding ribosome-associated Tef1p biogenesis chaperone CHP1 (highly similar to uniprot|Q08971 Saccharomyces cerevisiae YPL225W Hypothetical ORF): MSTFNANEAENLEDIEKQFAVVAVEQAETYWNLLTKVPGSRLRLTRYDDEIYNTFMEHFPEFRDVEKLKKFSEQDIKNKTAKDRWRKFCALYEKTIEDYNFGTLLRTDSTQEYGQFSTCFVVRIQFYAFEIARNKHGLNDWAAAKK; this comes from the coding sequence ATGTCCACTTTCAATGCCAACGAGGCTGAAAACTTAGAAGATATCGAAAAGCAGTTTGCCGTCGTAGCGGTGGAACAGGCAGAAACTTATTGGAATCTATTGACAAAAGTTCCTGGTTCAAGACTACGTTTAACCAGAtacgatgatgaaatctACAATACTTTTATGGAACATTTCCCAGAATTTAGAGacgttgaaaaattgaaaaagtttAGCGAACAAGATATTAAGAACAAAACAGCTAAGGATAGATGGAGAAAATTCTGTGCCCTTTATGAAAAAACCATCGAAGATTACAACTTTGGTACATTGTTGAGAACTGATTCTACACAAGAATATGGTCAATTTTCCACTTGTTTCGTAGTTAGAATACAATTCTACGCTTTCGAAATTGCAAGAAACAAGCATGGTTTGAACGACTGGGCCGCTGccaaaaaataa
- a CDS encoding cation diffusion facilitator family transporter (similar to uniprot|Q03218 Saccharomyces cerevisiae YMR177W MMT1 Putative metal transporter involved in mitochondrial iron accumulation closely related to Mmt2p) — MLRISNIRGSVLQFVGSQRPPSSIRIRLHNVAAFHSSAQLKNTASNDKQREELVEKQLEKNPNFHHDLGLDSHGHDHIHLRLSETEENDQMTLGSMPHRRAQKNTAHHHGHSHANVSLNPLLVLNKDQMRNNPGVRITWIGLAINVGLALGKFAGGIAFHSQALVADSVHAVSDMVSDLLTLFSVTLADNRSTKDYPFGYGKIETVGSLAVSAILTTAGLSIGWSSLCAIVGPIVPQSILETLGHFVGHGHGHSHSVANEVTNVNAAWIAAGSIAVKEWIFQATKKIAVQSNSNVLMSNAWHHRVDSLTSLVALVTISGGHFLGLQSLDAVGGLIVSGLVIKAGGEGMVGAVKELCDQSLSPEDARYVEVKLALEEALSKLISNNNAGRPYGIKFLTILPSGPNLTAMSTLEVPLQKWGNVLGIREFEVVTDHIRCVLYKNLPRLKYLNIEFVEEEQELTQDELDRMAKPQTELPELEHKSDGSRQGHTHSHFGMGAGHTHNH, encoded by the coding sequence ATGTTAAGAATTAGTAACATCCGGGGATCTGTATTGCAGTTTGTTGGAAGTCAAAGACCACCTTCCTCAATTCGAATTCGATTACATAATGTGGCTGCTTTCCATTCTAGTgctcaattgaagaatacTGCATCTAATGATAAGCAACgagaagaattggttgaaaAGCAATTAgaaaagaatccaaatttcCATCACGATCTAGGTTTGGATTCTCATGGACACGATCATATACATTTACGTTTGTCAGAaacagaagaaaatgatcaaATGACTCTAGGTTCTATGCCACATCGAAGAGCGCAAAAAAACACTGCTCACCACCATGGTCATTCGCATGCAAATGTATCTCTAAACCCCCTGTTAGTTCTCAACAAGGACCAGATGAGGAATAATCCGGGTGTTAGAATTACTTGGATTGGTCTAGCCATTAACGTTGGATTGGCCTTGGGGAAATTCGCTGGTGGTATTGCATTCCATTCGCAGGCATTGGTGGCAGATTCCGTACACGCGGTTAGTGATATGGTTTCTGATCTTTTAACACTTTTCTCTGTGACGCTAGCAGATAATAGGTCTACCAAGGATTATCCCTTTGGTTATGGTAAGATTGAAACTGTTGGTTCTCTCGCGGTCTCCGCCATTTTAACAACAGCAGGTCTGTCAATTGGTTGGAGTTCCCTATGTGCCATTGTAGGTCCTATTGTTCCTCAAAGTATATTGGAAACCTTAGGACATTTCGTAGGTCACGGCCATGGCCATTCTCATTCAGTGGCAAATGAAGTGACCAATGTGAACGCTGCATGGATAGCTGCAGGTTCCATTGCCGTTAAGGAATGGATTTTCCAGGCGACTAAGAAAATTGCTGTTCAATCTAATTCCAACGTTCTAATGTCTAATGCATGGCACCATCGTGTGGATTCCTTGACTTCATTAGTAGCCTTAGTTACTATTTCTGGTGGTCATTTCTTGGGTTTACAATCTCTAGATGCTGTTGGTGGACTAATAGTTTCTGGTCTCGTCATCAAAGCTGGTGGTGAAGGTATGGTTGGTGCCGTGAAAGAACTATGTGATCAATCTTTATCACCCGAGGATGCAAGATATGTGGAGGTCAAACTGGCCTTAGAGGAAGCATTATCGAAattgatttcaaataacAATGCTGGTAGGCCGTACGgtatcaaatttttgaccATCCTACCTTCAGGTCCAAATTTAACCGCCATGAGTACGTTGGAAGTTCCCTTACAGAAATGGGGGAATGTTTTAGGTATTAGAGAATTCGAAGTCGTCACTGATCACATACGTTGTGTGCTTTACAAGAATCTACCACggttgaaatatttgaatatAGAATTCGTGgaagaggaacaagaattgactcaagatgaattagataGAATGGCTAAACCCCAGACTGAACTTCCTGAATTAGAGCATAAATCTGATGGATCTAGACAAGGCCACACTCATTCACATTTTGGCATGGGAGCCGGTCACACTCACAATCACTGA
- the ECM5 gene encoding Ecm5p (weakly similar to uniprot|Q03214 Saccharomyces cerevisiae YMR176W ECM5 Non-essential protein of unknown function contains ATP/GTP-binding site motif A null mutant exhibits cellular volume up to four times greater than wild-type also large drooping buds with elongated necks), with protein sequence MVPLEPNQIKARRVIEDDSNGKFLKETEWGAKVYLGSGSVPILYVARDKLPDPLELYSKILDMGNEYGLVKLVVEGEEGQRERDSLSILSLHADIVWFRSRTQFLKSFKTQRRKILRFHRRLYSCHKNLGHVINKVPSIDKRTLDLYRLWRCVQLRGGYKQVCQRKLWAQIGRELGYSGRIMSSLSTSLRSAYVKVLLDLELDPRFLQDEEKSDIARDSNGIFEVSNSKPDIKLLKGLKKFKGFKSNSHNIYESKKNFNTNYLPGYDLTNWIHSLETYDTAQHEKKNLSMYNLRQYYEKSIEYDEKLGQLNQGEISLSHFEKIYWQNLASPITIDVDTSLDLPSVKHNFNLLTCLQPSEREKMLKDPWQLNRLPLHRDSLLKFLDLDLGEFTYSHIDVGMLFSTKSWSMGPLGMPSLHYNHLGSTKIWYSVPPSQWDKFQNLLKELNHKNSVKENEAEEEDDEVNDVNDQTFDATFKFSDIHKSFLETNQLDQDGKINVHNIFDKEPPLNEERLTNELVITPDVLTRNGITLNKITQECGTYIFKFPRTHTFNVDTGFCLSECANFAPFSWLDKHWFKTIENDRIISPLPRIDPFQFLMKIFLNSNDSLTIDKCRNLLKDPIEKELRNRVYVQHKFISKTQIVENRFDYISDLSLQPTGASKVVLCNDSDCVTLSLREFLDMVVITENGSEEIFGLSIDDRTLQVQLHLYYDDSILKRIIDLPYSESKESNIFDNKDLDSLVNVQYANKRIAMSCAKEILSTRSGHGVMPLIDALKHAELLKSECGTILERVAAELINPSSIIVKQGEGFNLVDLLSQSSGFCDLETLGRIESEIKQCSIEFPEMTQFLQLCEEVNEIQSEAQMAMKNQDLEILEKCFALNCSLGIKNDLIAFTIGKLSWLRVYHDVFENPYHARFEENPKDYSLDAMSWFLIFGTKYCGPEDLDKLNRVKTTIAKTQALNAKFHELFKGKKPKFKISVQDIASLSAAINQEKLPLNPELVKLLKAIAESVDKVRENMVPIWKMLSVDEQLIEQLKFLIKNESIKSFELFPKFNGGPDDKRIQLKDVSEQKLFIKQRKACKLWLADASRLCSKNGIDKLKHRLENCLDLTKDVIRAPGEPTALYCFCREADNGATMVECEICKEWYHTKCIKKGSWKLPDESVFICSLCSPDDTIQDEYANCVDFNDVTNLVLESLDLKLLPDRNMVFDLFTIYGKMMVFKKKMERELFQDNGQLNPDIPLHNVKFFLRKAYGAKCNFGNVNKILKDYCKSRDAAPIDQMAKSGHIVVTDQPQQLKQEKPSFSSFAENTDNEDEKNKAV encoded by the coding sequence ATGGTACCATTAGAGCCGAATCAGATCAAGGCAAGACGTGTGATAGAAGATGATAGCAATGGTAAATTTCTGAAAGAGACGGAGTGGGGTGCTAAAGTTTACCTGGGATCTGGATCTGTGCCGATTCTATACGTGGCTCGAGACAAGTTGCCAGATCCGCTGGAGCTGTATTCCAAGATATTAGACATGGGAAATGAGTACGGATTGGTAAAATTGGTAGTGGAAGGGGAAGAAGGACAGAGGGAAAGAGATTCgctttcaattctttcattgCATGCAGATATAGTTTGGTTTAGATCGCGAACACAATTTCTCAAGTCTTTCAAAACGCAAAGGAGGAAAATTTTACGATTCCACAGGAGATTGTATTCGTGTCATAAGAATCTTGGTCATGTTATTAACAAAGTACCTAGCATTGATAAGAGAACACTAGACCTTTATAGATTGTGGAGATGCGTTCAGTTGAGAGGTGGATATAAGCAAGTTTGTCAAAGAAAGTTATGGGCACAAATAGGAAGAGAATTAGGTTATTCGGGTAGAATTATGAGTTCGTTGTCAACGTCTTTAAGGTCCGCATATGTCAAGGTATTGCTAGATTTAGAACTGGATCCTCGGTTTTTgcaagatgaagaaaaatcagACATAGCCCGTGATAGTAACGGTATATTTGAAGTTTCAAATTCTAAACCTGACATTAAGTTGCTCAAGggtttgaaaaaattcaaaggatTTAAAAGTAACTCCCATAATATTTatgaatcaaagaaaaatttcaatacaAACTATTTGCCAGGTTACGATTTAACAAATTGGATACATTCATTAGAGACTTATGATACCGCACAGcatgagaaaaaaaatttatcgATGTACAATCTAAGACAATATTATGAAAAGTCTAttgaatatgatgaaaaattaggCCAATTGAATCAAGGGGAAATTAGTTTATCgcattttgaaaaaatttattGGCAAAATCTAGCATCCCCAATTACCATAGATGTCGACACTTCACTAGATCTGCCATCGGTTAAACATAATTTCAATCTGCTAACTTGCCTGCAGCCATCAGAACGTGAAAAAATGCTAAAAGACCCTTGGCAGTTAAATCGCTTACCCTTGCATAGGGATTCTCTATTAAAATTCTTAGATCTTGATCTGGGAGAATTTACTTACTCCCATATTGATGTAGGAATGCTTTTTTCTACTAAATCTTGGTCAATGGGGCCACTAGGTATGCCGAGCTTGCACTATAATCATTTAGGATCAACCAAAATCTGGTATTCGGTACCGCCAAGCCAATGggataaatttcaaaatttactgaaggaattgaatcatAAGAATTCagtaaaagaaaatgaggcagaagaggaagatgatgaagttaaCGATGTTAATGACCAAACTTTTGATGCAACGTTTAAATTTTCCGATATTCACAAGAGTTTCTTAGAGACAAATCAATTGGATCAGGATGGAAAAATTAACGTACATAATATATTCGATAAAGAACCCCCACTAAATGAAGAAAGACTCACGAACGAACTAGTCATCACACCCGATGTATTAACAAGGAATGGGATCACATTAAACAAAATAACACAAGAATGTGGAACatatatttttaaatttccACGAACTCATACTTTCAATGTGGATACAGGATTTTGTCTATCTGAATGTGCAAATTTTGCCCCCTTTTCATGGTTAGATAAGCATTGGTTCAAAACTATTGAAAATGATCGAataatttcaccattaccaagaattgatccattccaatttttaatgaaaatatttttaaattctaACGATTCACTAACTATTGACAAGTGTCGAAATTTATTAAAAgatccaattgaaaaagagtTACGCAATAGGGTATACGTTCAACATAAATTCATCTCAAAAACCCAAATCGTGGAGAATCGATTTGATTACATCTCTGATCTCTCGTTACAACCAACAGGGGCATCTAAAGTTGTGCTGTGTAACGATTCAGATTGCGTAACTCTTTCCCTAAGAGAATTCCTGGATATGGTAGTAATAACTGAGAATGGGtcagaagaaattttcgGTTTAAGTATTGATGATAGAACTTTACAAGTTCAATTGCACCTATATTATGACGACTCAATTCTAAAACGAATTATTGATTTACCGTATTCGGAATCTAAAGAGTCAAACATTTTTGATAATAAAGATTTGGACAGCTTAGTTAACGTTCAATATGCAAATAAACGTATCGCTATGAGCTGTGCAAAGGAAATTTTAAGTACCCGTAGTGGTCATGGTGTTATGCCATTAATCGACGCCTTAAAACATGCCGAGTTGCTGAAATCTGAATGTGGAACTATATTGGAGAGAGTTGCCGCTGAATTAATCAATCCATCATCCATAATCGTTAAACAAGGTGAAGGTTTTAATCTTGTAGATTTACTAAGCCAAAGTAGTGGATTTTGtgatttggaaactttGGGGAGAATAGAATCAGAAATTAAACAGTgctcaattgaatttccGGAAATGACACAATTTTTACAGTTATGTGAAGAAGTAAATGAAATTCAATCAGAAGCTCAAATGGCAATGAAGAATCaggatttggaaattttagagaaaTGTTTTGCCCTAAATTGTTCACTTGGTATTAAGAACGATTTAATCGCATTTACAATTGGTAAATTATCATGGCTCCGAGTTTACCATGACGTGTTCGAAAATCCATATCATGccagatttgaagaaaatccaaaggATTATTCACTAGATGCTATGTCATGGTTTCTTATCTTTGGTACTAAATATTGTGGACCTGAAGATTTGGACAAATTAAATAGGGTGAAAACTACAATTGCCAAGACTCAAGCTTTAAATGCCAAATTTCATGAATTGTTCAAAGGTAAAAAGCCCAAGTTCAAAATTTCGGTCCAAGATATTGCCTCCTTGTCAGCGGCTATCAATcaagaaaaattaccacTAAATCCTGAACTTGTAAAACTACTGAAGGCTATTGCGGAAAGTGTTGATAAAGTTAGAGAAAATATGGTTCctatttggaagatgctATCTGTTGATGAACAACTTATCGAACAATTAAAATTTCTCATCAAGAATGAATCCATTAAATCATTCGAACTTTTCCCTAAATTTAACGGTGGACCTGATGATAAGCGAATACAATTAAAAGATGTTAGTGAGcaaaaacttttcattaaaCAACGTAAAGCATGTAAACTTTGGTTAGCCGATGCTTCCCGACTTTGCTCCAAGAATGGGATTGATAAACTTAAACATCGTTTAGAAAATTGCTTAGATTTAACTAAAGATGTAATAAGAGCACCAGGTGAACCAACCGCTTTATACTGCTTTTGCAGAGAAGCTGATAATGGTGCTACGATGGTTGAATGTGAGATTTGTAAAGAGTGGTACCACACAAAATGTATTAAGAAGGGTAGTTGGAAATTACCCGATGAAAGTGTGTTCATCTGTTCATTATGTTCCCCAGATGATACGATTCAAGATGAATATGCTAATTGTGTCGATTTCAATGATGTTACAAATTTAGTATTAGAGTCTCTAGACTTGAAATTATTACCTGATCGAAATATGGTTTTCGATCTGTTTACGATCTATGGTAAGATGATGGTGTTtaagaaaaagatggaaCGAGAACTTTTTCAAGACAATGGTCAATTGAATCCCGATATACCGTTACACAatgtcaaattttttttgaGGAAAGCTTATGGTGCTAAATGCAATTTTGGTAATGTgaacaaaatattgaaaGATTACTGTAAATCTCGAGATGCAGCACCAATTGACCAAATGGCTAAGAGTGGACATATTGTAGTTACTGATCAACCCCAACAACTCAAACAAGAAAAACcgtcattttcatcttttgcTGAGAACACcgataatgaagatgagaagaacAAGGCAGTCTAA
- the NEW1 gene encoding New1p (highly similar to uniprot|Q7LHP2 Saccharomyces cerevisiae YPL226W NEW1 This gene encodes a protein with an Q/N-rich amino terminal domain that acts as a prion termed [NU]): MPPKKFADLSEFLEDQAPEPGYVPSPYGGYFKNANNYQQQRSYNNTNKGPSYNNQNSNNYYNQSYNNSQNYGSQNYRGGYNDYQYQQSAVTPDQSKTPTPSASTTSLTSLNDNMANLQVSPVSAALEQIPQCKTIADCKKKLDIVIEEFNKDGASAKDLETWSIPDVLTKFAKQKNPALVKESAMLLIGKLAQHFHDKHPQEAYLLPFFDFALDAVADKENTVKRAAQQSMDSLVNIFPLEALTSSVLPRILEYLASGAKWQSKLAALGIIDRIREDSPNDLLELTFKQTVPILTDVATDFKPELAKRGYETLLNYVSILDNLDLAPRYKLIADTLQDPSKVPQCVRALSSVTFVAEVTEPALSLLVPILNRSLTLSSSSQEQLRQTVIVVENLTRLVNNRIEIESFIPQLLPGVQKVVDTASLPEVRELAGKALQVLKEDEEPNTADYFPGRIATSEGKDFLLKRLPKLSINDRLLQIFLQDEKTIQYLAELLTVDANVNDWKRLQEFLISVFGEINEEAIVANFINDLRAIFHQEKTQYDESEGVEIVNTDFSLAYGSRMLLNKTTLRLLKGHRYGLCGRNGAGKSTLMRSIANGQLEGFPDKNTLRTCFVEHKLQGEEGDLDLVSFIALDEQLQQTSREEIANALAEVGFDESKRVQTVGSLSGGWKMKLELARAMLQKADILLLDEPTNHLDTANVKWLEDYLLDHTEITSLIVSHDSRFLDAVCTDIVHYENKKLAYYKGNLAKFVEQKPEAKAYYTLSDSNSQMRFPPPGILTGVKSNTRAVAKMSHVTFTYPGAPNPSLNDASCALSLSSRVAVLGPNGAGKSTLIKILTGELVPQEGEVQKHPNLRIGYIAQHALQHVNEHKEKTANQYLQWRYQFGEDREVLLKESRKVSEEEKEILKKEIDIGDGFSARTIEAIVGRQKLKRSFQYEIKWKLWKPKYNSWVSRERLVEEGFGKLVQKFDDFEASREGLGYRELIPSVITKHFEGVGLDSEIANHTPLGSLSGGQLVKVVIAGAMWNNPHLLVLDEPTNYLDRDALGAMAVAIRDWKGGVVMISHNSEFVSALCPEQWIVENGKLTQKGVAQVDQTKFEDGGNAEAVGLKPVKASPSVTDDDSPANIKVKKKVKRLTRNEKKLQAERRRLRYIEWLSSPKGTPKPKNSDDESEGEDE, encoded by the coding sequence ATGCCTCCTAAGAAGTTCGCTGATTTGAGCGAGTTCCTCGAAGACCAGGCTCCGGAACCAGGCTACGTTCCTTCGCCATACGGTGGTTATTTCAAGAATGCTAATAACTACCAACAGCAGCGTTCTTAcaacaataccaacaaGGGACCTAGTTATAACAACCAGAACAGTAATAACTATTACAACCAAAGTTACAACAACTCTCAAAACTATGGCTCTCAGAATTATCGCGGCGGCTACAACGAttaccagtaccagcaGTCAGCAGTGACGCCAGATCAAAGTAAGACACCAACTCCAAGTGCATCTACTACTTCTTTAACCTCTTTAAATGATAACATGGCCAACCTACAGGTGAGTCCAGTTTCTGCTGCTTTGGAACAAATTCCTCAATGTAAGACCATAGCTGATTgtaagaaaaaattagatattgtcattgaagaattcaataAAGATGGTGCCTCTGCTAAAGATCTTGAGACTTGGTCTATTCCAGATGTACTAACAAAGTTTGCTAAACAGAAAAACCCAGCATTGGTTAAAGAATCCGCTATGCTTCTGATCGGCAAATTAGCCCAACACTTCCACGATAAACATCCTCAGGAGGCTTACCTATTGCCATTTTTCGATTTTGCTCTAGATGCAGTGGCAGACAAAGAAAACACGGTCAAAAGAGCTGCACAGCAATCAATGGATTCATTGGTGAATATTTTCCCATTGGAAGCCTTGACCAGTTCAGTCTTACCAAGGATTTTAGAGTATTTGGCATCAGGTGCTAAATGGCAAAGTAAATTGGCAGCATTGGGTATTATCGATAGAATAAGAGAGGATTCCCCCAACGATCTTTTAGAATTGACTTTCAAACAAACAGTGCCAATACTAACCGATGTGGCCACAGACTTCAAACCTGAACTAGCAAAGAGAGGTTACGAGACTTTGCTCAACTATGTTTCCATTTTGGACAATTTAGATTTAGCTCCACGTTACAAACTGATCGCTGACACTCTACAGGATCCAAGTAAAGTGCCTCAATGTGTTAGAGCACTTTCAAGTGTGACTTTTGTTGCAGAAGTTACCGAACCAGCATTGTCACTTCTAGTCCCTATCTTGAACAGATCTTTGACCctatcatcatcttctcAAGAGCAGTTGAGACAAACAGTTATTGTGGtagaaaatttgaccaGATTAGTCAACAACCGTATagaaattgaaagtttCATTCCACAACTGTTGCCAGGTGTCCAAAAAGTGGTAGACACTGCATCATTGCCTGAAGTTCGTGAACTTGCAGGTAAGGCTCTCCAAGTCTTGAAAGAGGACGAAGAACCAAACACTGCTGACTACTTCCCAGGTAGAATTGCTACCTCCGAAGGTAAAGACtttttgttgaaaagattacCCAAGCTGTCCATCAACGATAGACTTCTACAAATCTTTTTACAAGACGAAAAAACCATTCAATATTTGGCCGAACTGCTCACCGTGGATGCTAATGTTAACGATTGGAAGAGActacaagaatttttgatttcGGTTTTTGGTGAAATCAACGAGGAAGCCATTGTAGCtaacttcatcaatgacCTGAGAGCTATCTTCCACCAGGAGAAGACTCAGTACGATGAGAGTGAAGGTGTTGAGATCGTCAATACTGATTTCTCATTGGCCTATGGTTCTAGAATGTTGTTGAACAAAACTACTTTGCGTTTACTGAAGGGTCACCGTTACGGTTTATGTGGTAGAAatggtgctggtaaatCCACATTGATGAGATCTATCGCCAATGGCCAGTTAGAAGGTTTCCCTGACAAGAACACTTTGCGTACTTGTTTTGTGGAACACAAATTGcaaggtgaagaaggtgaCTTAGATTTGGTTTCTTTCATTGCACTTGATGAACAGTTGCAGCAAACCTCTCGTGAAGAGATTGCCAATGCACTTGCTGAAGTTGGTTTCGATGAAAGTAAAAGGGTTCAAACCGTGGGATCTCTTTCCGGTGgttggaagatgaaattagaattgGCTAGAGCTATGTTGCAAAAGGCTGATATTTTACTATTGGACGAACCTACTAACCATTTGGATACAGCCAATGTGAAATGGTTAGAAGACTACTTGTTGGACCACACCGAAATTACTTCCTTGATTGTTTCCCACGATTCTAGATTTTTGGATGCTGTTTGTACTGATATTGTCCATTATGAAAATAAGAAACTGGCTTACTACAAGGGTAACTTGGCCAAGTTCGTGGAACAAAAACCTGAAGCTAAGGCTTACTACACCTTATCCGATAGTAACTCTCAAATGCGTTTCCCACCTCCAGGTATCTTGACCGGTGTGAAATCTAACACAAGAGCGGTTGCCAAGATGAGTCACGTCACTTTCACCTACCCTGGTGCACCTAACCCATCCCTTAACGATGCAAGCTGTGCTTTGTCTCTTTCCTCTCGTGTGGCTGTTTTGGGTCCTAACGGTGCTGGTAAATCCACTTTGATCAAGATTTTGACTGGTGAATTGGTTCCTCAAGAGGGTGAAGTGCAAAAGCACCCTAACTTGCGTATTGGTTATATTGCTCAACATGCCTTGCAACACGTTAACGAACACAAGGAGAAAACCGCCAACCAGTATTTGCAATGGAGATACCAATTTGGTGAGGATCGTGAagttcttttgaaagaatccaGAAAGGTCTCTGAAGAGGAGAAGGAAATCctaaagaaagaaattgatatCGGTGACGGTTTTTCTGCAAGAACCATTGAAGCCATTGTAGGTAGACAAAAGTTGAAGAGATCTTTCCAATATGAAATTAAATGGAAACTATGGAAGCCTAAGTACAACTCATGGGTTTCAAGGGAAAGATTggttgaagaaggtttcGGTAAATTGGTCCAAAAATTCGATGACTTCGAAGCATCTAGAGAAGGTTTGGGTTACCGTGAATTAATTCCTTCTGTGATTACAAAACATTTTGAAGGTGTTGGATTGGATTCTGAAATTGCCAACCACACCCCCTTGGGTTCTTTGTCAGGTGgtcaattggttaaagtCGTTATTGCAGGTGCAATGTGGAACAACCCTCACTTGTTGGTGTTGGATGAACCTACTAACTATCTGGATAGAGATGCGTTAGGTGCTATGGCAGTTGCCATCCGTGACTGGAAGGGTGGTGTTGTGATGATTTCTCACAACAGTGAATTCGTTAGTGCTCTATGTCCTGAACAATGGATCGtagaaaatggtaaattgaCTCAAAAGGGTGTTGCTCAAGTGGATCAaaccaaatttgaagatggtggtAACGCTGAAGCTGTGGGCTTAAAGCCAGTCAAGGCCTCTCCTTCCGTTACTGATGACGATTCTCCAGCAAACATCAAGGTTAAGAAGAAGGTTAAGAGATTGACAAGAAACGAGAAGAAACTTCAAGCAGAACGTCGTCGTCTGCGTTACATCGAATGGTTGTCTTCCCCTAAGGGCACACCAAAGCCAAAGAACTCCGATGATGAGagtgaaggtgaagatgagtAG